Below is a genomic region from Helianthus annuus cultivar XRQ/B chromosome 2, HanXRQr2.0-SUNRISE, whole genome shotgun sequence.
ttctaaactttttatgtataccccgattcatacacaactagtacaagctatgcggatcatgcgacgatcaaaataatcacgggtgcacacgggattatagtgataggcgtatgagaaccatagagtgtactactgtgtatggtaagacacggaacgtaacatgaccccaagtaacgaaacggacgtaatgtggttaaaacatggtggatacgccgctggtacttcctatatataagtgttttcaccatgttaccaaactttcgtaaaacgtgccatgagaaattcagtgtgttgcagaccttttggacctaatacaacttcacgcaactcacaaacgcattatatccgattattcatgacgagacttcatccttaacacactacgttcatctatccaacacttatgctattcacatacttgtactctttaagagtcattcgttcattctatactcgtattattttatacaaaactcgttcgcaatccagcttgtttaaacatttgagtcctaacttacctcgttacctataaaatagcctccctattcttgattcttgtgaaactatacttagtatacctctattgctttatttaaagtaacaaaccttttcgttcctctcaataaacaggttttacgaaagtatgattttttatactatccttaaaaacttccccttgcaaatctaccttgacgttctccaaaatttggtacttttcaaaactttcaaacttcccaagtttcaattcttaatgatcacctttatgccaaaaactctttcaagccttcctcttgaataaatttcgggacgaaatttcctaaaggaggggagactgtaacgccctgcgttttcaaacatcctacatttagaaaccttacgtgaaattctatctttggaaatcttgtgttcttataaccattctttcatcgtaatcgttgtaaaatacggaacttgcttcgtaaataaaacttgtacattacactttttacctagttaaatcatgttttatttcatatttcaccttgttacaagttaggggaaacattgttgcatattattacacaacttaattaacaaaattactcattataatgttttaaaaaaataaaaaaaaataaagaaatatggcagcccaattcagcaaaattcagccccatatagttgggttttgtgggctagtttcaaggtgtaaccccttctaaacacttccaaagcccaacccattgaaaccctaatccttccccctataaataccacatataaccagcctccctaccacttttgcaaccctaaaaactcacaaaacatccaccaaaccgtagctgaaagcaagggttcgagtagattgacaccccttcacgaaaatgagcataactcactcaattcttatccgattcactcgattctttttcctacttgcttgtataatcatggggttcgattcctagacttctccttggagaaatcagacctggaaatgccccgaaatagtccataaactttctgtttgtttttatgttcatcaaaaacttgtttaaatctatgcaacttgtgtccaacacatctcatacctatgtcctaatgcttacaacttatcccatggttggttaatcttaaaaacaaggttgagacatctaaatcagaggttaaaacctcataaactttctgtttttaattagggttttacccacaagtaatgttcaagtgtgaaacttgttgaatgtgtgatggttggattagcttgggctatccttcataagaatccactcattacttgatgttttgctatagattagttgttgttaataccttgatacttgtatgttcatgaccctccttgttgtttataacaacaagtgtagtggtgaacaatagaggtgcctaaatggaagcttgttcttcctacctcatgtatgtattctatgacacaaagaggtacctaaatggagacattaatctcctacctcatgcttgaatcataagacttgtaaactatataatatctaagttattctatatgtatacatctaagtaactaagacttgatgatgacttaatagttatttgttaagtggacgttacatcatctatgaccatgcccttgttacgactctaatggatcttagaatccatgaaatcataccaactcttttgagtttcaatagtgtcaagaacaagagttatgcgtacaagatgattattttcacctatgttactttctatatattaaaaactccgaatctataatcttccgttatacgccaaactcacacacctacgtttccttgtgtagaaggacaaggtgctccgaactaattcatctacaaacttgctctcggaatttcaagtcaccacttgtaaaccgtgagtatactcgtatttccccctttttacttttaccacttttggggtgtaacatgtttacctattaacttacacatgaacactttgttaaacacatgaacgttcctataacatgcttgtatacgtgatgacttgatactttaaacttgggttattcttatgtgttgaacttatcattaacttcgtacgagccaaaccttgacatatgtagcgctataggattaacgacccgcccgtaaacttgaggttatgtcttgagcatattgcgttttcttggtttgatatgttagacacatgccatatttaaggtttatcttgaatcatatgcttgccatgaggaattgatcacactttttaacttatgctatgtacgtaccaaacttgtatactcgcctttgcttttgcattgaattgtatttttaaacatgttacaggttgatgatgatgaaatgaaaacggatagcaaagatgcctaaatactcacttagacgtttaggtttaaagtgttgtatcaattttgtttatgttatgttgaacaatgttgttatttgcttttcttgtaatgttttgacatttattttggaaatgaaatttggattattaaattattgtcacaaatagcgttatgatgtctcgagcaatcttcacacttcgtctcatcccgatgtttccgccattggttggggtgtgacactcggCTTCACCTTTGTCAACTTCTTTCCTGCTTACAAGACCAAAGCAATTGGATGTGGTGACAAGATTGTTGTGTATGCATTTCCCATGTGAGGGTGAGGGTGAGGGACTGGTGCCTCGACTTGGAGACCACCATGAAATTGAATTCAAGTGGCATTTTGCAATTGAATCCATATTGAATAATTTGTGGCTGAGAGTGAGGGAGGTTGGCCGTGACCTGGGCGATTTTTGTTGCAAAGGTGGTAATGAAAAAAATGGGTTTGTAGGGGTTATGAGAACTGATGCCACTATTGGTTTGAATTGATAGGGGTAGTATGAGAGGTTGAATTTTTATAGCAACTGAAATAGGTATAGAAGGTGAGATTAAGGGCACTGGGCTCGAGACAAAAGCAAGAGAAGAAAGGGCTGATGTCGGTAAAGCCACAAGAGCCGGTGGTGGTTCGGGGGCGGAAATCGATGGTGGCACGGGAGAGAGAACTGGTGGTGGTGCTGTAGTTGTTGGTGCAGTGGCGGAAACGGGTGGTGGAAGTGTAGGTACGGGAGCGGaagttggtggtggtgatgtggcAGCTGGTGACGGTAGCGATGTAGAAAAAATGGGTGAAGTTGCCCATCTCCGGGACTCGTTTTTTAGAAGATCGATCATCTCAGCAATCGTTGATATGATTCGATCCAATGACTCGTTCCATTCGTGAGCGTCCATGAGGGGATCAAGACCGCACTGATACCAATTGTTACGAACGAATCGTTAACCAATTGATCCAAAGAAAATAGATAAGAACTTGAGAGAATTTAGAGATTTTTGTAAGTGACTAATTCATTTCTTTTCATTGATAATCAAACACTAACACATATGCCTTTTTATAGGCTTAATTACAAACTGAATTAATAAAACATGGACTAAATGGTTAAACCCCACTAACCCTATTACTTAGACACTTACAAaagtaaacaaacaaaacatgaacTATAATGGAAATCGTAGCTTGCATGAACATGGAGTAGTGGGTACATATCAAAATTGACCACGATTGGTTATCATGGGTCAACGATAATAATTGGTAGCTAAAACACCAAAGAGAAATTTTAAGAGAATACTCTCATCTTCGAGAAGCATCGAGAAGAAAAATATGAGAGGGAGAAAGAGAGAGAATAGAAAGATAACGAGATCCAGATAATGTTTTAAAATCGAGCCGATTATTGAATAAGTTGTTCTACTTGTTCACGGATCAAAACTATAGAAAGATATAGCTTCTTGTTATTGTTATGGAGTCAATTAAATCCATAAGTGAAAACGTAAAGTCGTAAACATTATAACTTACCCTGCAATTTATTTGATATAAACTTGTATATCAACCTCAACAAATACCTCTAAagcaattttgtgtttttgtgaCTTGTTAGATTAGTTTAAGTTACTCATAGAAACCTTAAAACCCAATATGGTGACTTGAGAAAAACAACTCGGACAATCATATTTTAGAAAAGAAATTTGACTAAATTGCTACGATTTAGCAGGTTTATTCCTTTTCGACAGATGTTTGACAACCCTAATCACAAGATCAATAGGTCTTGAAATGAAACATATAATTTACATATACACGCTATCAAAGTCTAATATAATGTAATGTAACGTAcatattaaataaacaatgctATAATAATAACATTCTTTCACCGTATTACACGACGTTAGTCACATAAAAGTTAATTACTTAATATAGAAGTAAATTGCTGTAAAATACACTTAACTTGTCATGTATTGTATCACGCTCTTAACTATTGATATAACAAACTTGAAATATTAGCGTTTTATGTAATCTACGATCTAAAAATGGACATTTATTTACTTGACACCAGAAAAGTATACAACTTTAATTGAATGACAATTTTAGGataattatttacaattaagATGAAATTATATGATTTTGACAACCAACAACCTCATATCACCACCATCTCTATAAGTGACTATTACAAAATATTGCCTCGTCATTCTTCTCTTGTTAGGTTAGATTTTTACACAAGCACAAATCTACAAGAATTTTCTATCACTCTCTCTTTTTTTGTATAACTAATTTACAAGGCTCATAATCACCGCTTTTTGTGTCGCATTTGGTATTCACTCCGACGTGGTTGTCTCCACTATTCTCCATATTGTTGCATGGTTTGATTTCCAAGTGTGTTTGTGTCCATAATAGGATTTTGTGTTAAAGCATGAAAATCAAAGGAAATAGAACTGTTGAGAAGATCAGTGACAGAAAAGGGATATTAGCGTTCAATGAGATGGTAACAACATAAGGAATGGTCGAAGTTTGGTAGCGACAATTTAAATCTATCGCTAATAATgaatattattatatttattaaaaatgcGTAAAAGTATGTCGCGGGATGGCGTTGTAACATAACAAGATACGAGTcaataaatatattacaaaggGATATTCAATCATCACATACCGGCGTATGTAATAACCACTTAGAAAAATGTATCATATTATGTATATAACAAACGAACACGCACAGCTTTAAGAGAATGAaatctcttcatcttcttcttttgttCATGAAGAAAATGAACGTGATTTTGTTCATTCGTTACTATTCAATTCAAACAATTCATGAACATAAAAGAAATAAccgaacataaatgaatgaaaTAAATGAACATCTAAACGAGAATATCCCCTAAAATACCACCACAAAGATATCTATATAATGGGTTTTAAAAATGCAAAAACCACATTAACTTTAAATCAATGTCAGTTTTAAATAAATTTCATGAAACGGATATACAAAATATAtgtaaacaaatataaataaatgaCCGAGGCATATATCATATTCATtcttttaagagtaaattacaagttttgtcctttatgtttgtaccaaattacAGGCGGTGTCATttacctttaaatttgacgagttttgtccttaacgtttcaaaatgctgcacgttatgtcctttagccctaactcagtgagatttttttgttaaatatggtcatgtgccttaCACATaagggtattcttgtcattttaccTCTCAAAGGACTATTGAGTAAATAACTTATATTAAGGGACTAAATATGTAAAAATATTAAAGAATAGGATATTAATTAAAACTCacactctctcttctctctctctctcttcttcatcCTTGCTATCTCTCTTCTTCATGCCCATTAATGAAACCTTAATCacccccaatcttgcaatcgctTTTGGATATCGGAAACACCCACAACCCCTGCAACATCCACTACCACCAACAACAACCACCGGCAATCTCTACGCCGTCGTCTCAACCCAATTCCTGAAAGTTTGACTCGTCTGAGCTCGCTGGCGATGAGCCAGCGAGAACCCTTAAGCGCCCTCCAGTTCGAGGTTCATATGCAGATGATTAGTGGCCTCCACAGGAGAAAAAGGCTCTCACTTTGTTCCCAGTTGGGGATGATTGAATTTGGGTAATTGTTTTTGGATCCGAGATAGATCCTCAACCTCATCCTGATTGCCATAAACATATTCAATTGGATTCTTGTCTATATCAAATTCACAATCGTCAATAGATGGAGCTACACAAGAACCAAATCTTGATTTATTAGAAGGTAGTCTTTTTTCCGTTTCTAAGATGATGCTTTTATCGGTATCCATTGTATCTGATGCAGCTATGGGTACCGAAATATTGACTTTTATATCAGTTTCTTGATCAAGATCCATCTTTCTAGCAACTGAAGCACTATGTTTCCTGTAATTACTCTTCGGAGGCTTCTACTTTGTGTTGTAGTTGGAGATGAACATTTGATTAATGGGTATGAAGAATGTTGTAGTTGGAGACGAACATTTGATTAATGGGTATGAAGAAGAGAGATAGCagagatgaagaagagagagatgagagaggatgagtttttaattaatattttattcatTAATATTTTACACATCTAGTCCCTCAATATAAGTTATTTACTCAATAGTCTTTTGAGAggtaaaatgacaagaataccctcatgtgcaaggcacatgaccatattcaacaaaaaaatctgactgagttagagctaaaggacataacgtgcaggattttgaagcattaaggacaaaactcgtcaaatttaaaggtaaaggacaccgcctacaatttggtacaaacataaaggacaaaacttgtaatttactcttcttTTAATTAAAAGAACAAAATTGTGTGTCCATGCTTGTTCTTTAAACAATGATCGAACATAACCTCCTTTAAGCATTCACTGAGTTCGTTTACTTGTCTAAATTTGAATGGATATTCAAATGAACGAACGAGTACATACGTATACGTAAACAAACACTAAATTTGAATGTATATTCAAATGAATGAACGGATATATACAAtgtaaacaaacataaatgaacctTTGTTAGAAGAATTCACTAAATGTTGAGTTCGTTTGCATGTCTACACATGGGTGTCCAGGATGTAGGATATGAATGATGGGGACAGGGTGTTAAGATGATGGTGAGTTGTCTGAGTTGAGATGATAACGACGGTTTGAGATGGGAACAATACTTCAATTCAAAAATTGTTTCAAATGTAACATAATATATAGTCACTATTTAaacaatataaaaaataaaagataataataatacttatacattttcaattttcattttcaatacaTACAATCTTAAGCTACAAAAGTCGGCGGAAATAGTAAAAGAAAGTTATTGGCCAAAATGGCGGCTGACTTTAataatctttttttttcttcataaAATAGTTATTTATAAGTCTtgttaaattacgattttattcCCTATTAAAAATTACGATATTATCTCCAGTTCGAAATTGAATTTATGCTTTGCCCCCAGCTTAGTCTACGATTTTGCTCTTTGTTAATTTGGTTCTCATTTTAAAACTACAATTTCGCCCCCGGTTCAAAATAAcatgattttgccctcagttgaaaatattattttacctccagtttaaaattacgattttaccccagctaaaaattacaaTCTTCTCAACGCTTTTTTTTTTGGGCAAAACTATTATAGTCTTTTATTTGACTTGGTTGacttaatttagttttttttgtGCCAAACAACtgcctagcactcgctaattgCTCCTGACAAATTATCGTTTTGCTCCAACTCCAAATTACacgcttgtcatcgttttagttatttttttaccATAACTATGATAGTTTTTTCTTTACTCGGTTAACTTGATGTATCTTTTTTGATATCGTGTTGCATGTATAACTAACCGAAATAAATGTGTATatgttattaaagtgagaaataTTTGGTTTaacgccccgcaacgcgggcgaggCATACTCTAGTTCACCAACAAACATTATTTTTACAACAAGATCGCAATAAGGGCGTAAGGTGTGTGCTTCGGCAAACCCACTTTACCGATTCGGTAAAGTGCGGCAAACCAATGCCAACCCTTTGCCGATTGAAGTGTTTGACGAAATGGGTGTTCAATCGGTGAGGCATTATCGACACGGGGAAGGaaggaaggagagagagaggggggggtgtggggtggggtccattcaaatctcaaccaatcacatttttttttcttttttttttattttaaaagtttaccacttcaccaaatgTCTAAGCCATTGCCAatacttttcagcaaagtttaaacacttttgactgattgacatggcgcactctgattggtcggttttttggtttgccactccaaaatgtttaaccactccttacaacCTAACATATAGTCAATATTTAaacaatataaaaaataaaagataataaTAATTATACATCCACCATCAAACATTATTTTTACAACAAGATCGCAATAACATATAGTCAATATTTAAACaatataaaaacaaaagataattaTACATCCACcatcaaatattatttttacaacAAGATCGCAATAATCTTAATAAAATATTCACCATCTTAATCAACCCGATCAACCGCTTGTAGACATATTAACATGCAAAGCTGTAATTTCCCCTCACAGGACACGTGTACGACGATTAACGCACCAACCACTTCACGCGCAATAATAAACCAAAATCGACGTCCACGATTTCGTCTCTATGAGTTGTCACTTAATGATTAACTCAAACCGACTAAAAGGTTAAAAACCCTGTATATATATCACACATACACATAAACCCTCATATTCCACACCGTCTCACAATTTCTCTCTCTATAAccgctttctctctctctaaaaacttCACAAATCAagctttctagagagagaaacaacacaACAATGGCGTCTTCAACACTCGTGATGGTTCTCCTCCTCGCTTTAGCTGCCGGATCTGCACTATCTCAGTCTCCGACAGCCGCACCAACCGTTTCTCCGACGGCCACTCCTACCGCTACGCCGCCGTCTCCCGTGGTTACTCCGCCGTCAACCGCGCCTACATCAACTCCAACGGAATCTCCGATTGCGTCTCCACCGGCTCCTCCCACCGCTGATACCCCTGCCGGAGGTCCGGCGGCATCTCCGCCGTCGATTGCTTCGACTCCTACCGGATCTCCAACTGCTTCTCCTAACGGTGCTGGTTTGAAGAGTGTTGGATTTGGTTTAGTTGCGGTTGTTGCTGGTGGTTTGTTGCTGTAGAGATCTGGTGGTGTGAGATTTGGTGAAAGTGAAAGTGgtggttttatttattttgtttgttttggaTTTTATTCAATTTTTATAGTTGTTGATGCTAGGGTTTATTATGATGTGATTGTTATATTTGAcgatgattatgatgatgatggatACTTTATTTTCTTGTAATATATCTTCATTTGTTCTATATATGCAttgctttttatttatttatttattttattttattttaaaagcCTAGCTCAGTAGTCGTTGCGTGTTTTGCTAATAATTGGGTTACAATTCAAGATCGGTTAGGGTTAAAACCGATTTGAATTGGTCAAAAAGAAGGTCAAAGCCTGTTTTCGTTTAGATCGGATTGGGTTATGTTGGTTTGTTGACTAGATCTGAGCGGAATTTGACCGGTTTGATACCGGTTTAACCGGTTTCAAAGGAGTTTCTATGTATACCGATTTCAATTCTTAAATCAGAACTTCttgttgttttgtttattttttgaacggtaaatttGAACGGGTATTGTTAGTGTATAATGTATAAGTGGACTATGCATGAGTGATATGTAAGGTACAAGTGAATAATGTGTGTAGCTTATGTGTTAAGGAAGAAATTTGTGTGGGGCAAGAGGAAGGAGGTAGGGATTGTCGTTTTGTTAAGGTAGAATGTCGTTTTGGTAGGAATTTGTTAAAGTTGGGATGAACAGGAGCCATGTGCAGATACATCTTTACTGAGTTGGGCATGTTACTTTTCCATGATGTGTTTGGTTTCTTTATTCGAGGTTGTTTGTGTTGAATCTGGGCCCACTGACAGGAAGGGTGTGCAGGACAGAAGTGCATATGATTCCTtgtgttttttgttttgtttaagaTTTTTTTTATGTGAATTTGAGCTGTGAAgaaataaatatgtatattttttgtTGGGTTTGTATGTGACTAATTATTGCAAGAGACGAAGAGTAAAGTGCACATGTCAAGTTAAAAGTTAAAACTTTTATCATAATTAAGTGGAATAATAAAATGGTATAGTTAAAAGTAGCTGTTTTCTAATACATTGTTGGTTACATTGATGTGtccaataataaaaataatactaCCACTAATAACGTTATTGTTGATTACAATAACGTGTCTATAAATATTAAAACTACTGTTAGTATTATTTTTCTCGCATTTTGTTTTAACTACTCCCCCGAAACCACACCCATAATCTAAGCCATTGATTTTGCATTGATCAATGGTCTAGATTCATCAAGTACACTTCAAAGGCAAAATGCACTTCATATTTGACCCGGCTCATAATATACACCCATTGAATACAAATCAAAGACCGCAATAATCGCATAAGCGCTTGTACATTGCGCTATATAACAACTTTATGTTCCACAATTAAAACCTCAAGTACATGTGTGTATCCGATATCTCACAGTTTTCTACTTTTCTTGTTAAAATGATCAAATTTTCTTTTCAATGCAGATAAAAGCTACTATGTAGGGTTGTATAAGGGCATATGACCTTCCACAATGGAGGTGCTTGGACCCGTCGCTTATAGCTAGCACTTATGTGGTGTAGTAGGTCCAAGGACGACACAAATTTTCCGTGGAGAAAGTCCGTCCCGTGGAGGGAGGAAGAACATCCGAGGGAGTGGAGAGAGTGAGCGTTCGAGTAGACGAATGTAAAACATGGAGCATTATGATATTGCACCCAAGATCATAAGTCTGTAACATctgttatttttatacttttgtCACACTTCTCAAGGATATTTTTTGGAAAACAATGTTTCTATAATCCAGTGTTAGTTCTAACCAAGTTTTATATAAGGTTGCAGGGGCTATGTGTTATGTAGCAACGAGACAGTAGTTTCCTAGGTGAATCCGCAGCATCACTGAAGTCGATCTTCTCAACTGCGCTGTTGCTATATTTCCGTTCACAGTTCTGCAAAATACAAGAAACATATCATACGAAAAATGTAAAATCTTTATTTCATAACCTAAAGAAATTCTGTAAAAtagggattaggatcaaatacaaaggatcctaattgtaagaagtgtaagaaggatttatagagtgacaagtgtccaataacctaaaaaaacccactacacaaaaaaaccccactacaaaaaaaaaaaaaaaaaaacaccaccaaaaacctaaacccccccccccccccccccacacacacacatcacccaccctaaaaaaaaagattttttttttttttttgctgaggGGGTGAGGGGtggagggtgggggtgggggtttaggtttttgggtgggggtgggtgtttagttttttttagatttttatttaggtttttggggggtgggggtgggggggtttaggtttttggttgggggggggggggagggttaggtttttgggtggtggtggggtgggggtgggtgtttaggtttttggtggtgatgtagtgggtttagttttagtttATTGGACACtagtcactctataaatccttcttacacttcttacaattagagggtttgtagaataacttgacccgtCAAATAGATACTTTTTTAAACAGCCCGTTTTGACTGAACCCAGTTGACCCGTCACCCACTCCGCCCGTTTTGACAGGATAAATACCACAGATTATTATATACCTTGATGGATCCACTGCTATGGCTTCCCTCTGAATCAAGAAGGTTTGTCAATCTTGTGTATTCCTTATCTAGTGTGTTGTTTTCTTTAAACAAGGCTTCAAccttacaacatcaaataatgcTAATTTAATAAACTATGtattaacaaaaataataaataataaaaaaacaggCTTTGATTAACAAACCTCCTCTTCAGCTTTGATGAGATTCATCCTTAACATATCTTTATCTTTCTGCAGATTCTTGACCTCAGAAGCCAGAGCTAAAACAGTGTGTGTTACTGGCTTTAAACTGCATTCATTTCCGTCGAAAATTAGCACAAAAAATACATTTCGTTTACCAAAACACGACCCGTTAAACTGTATATCTAAACAAGTCAAACGAGTTGGCTAGTCGACCCGTTTAATTAAATACATGTATTAAATACGTCACCCGAACACATCTTGTATGTTAGACATGTTAGATATGACAACAAAGATCCTGATTATTTTCATGCCTTTCGTTTTACGCGTACTGTCAGCTATTGCCATTTTATACACAGTTTTTGATATATGTATTGGAATTATTTATTGTTATGATCCATGGGATGAAAAAAACTAAAAAGAGAACTAACCCATCCCAAATCTTTAGCATCTTTTGGCACAAATCGACTC
It encodes:
- the LOC110921043 gene encoding classical arabinogalactan protein 5-like; amino-acid sequence: MASSTLVMVLLLALAAGSALSQSPTAAPTVSPTATPTATPPSPVVTPPSTAPTSTPTESPIASPPAPPTADTPAGGPAASPPSIASTPTGSPTASPNGAGLKSVGFGLVAVVAGGLLL